ACGCAGACAAAGAGGAACGCCTGCCGGAATTCAAGACGTTTTTAAACGATATAGGCGACAGCATAGTTGTAGTAGCCGACGACGACATAATAAAAGTTCATGTACATACGAACAATCCCGGCCGCGTTATCGAGGAGGCGCTCACCCGCGGTACGCTCTCAAAAATCAAGATAGAGAATATGCGCGAGCAGCATACGCAGCAGCTTGAGATAAGCGCGTCGGAGAACAAGCTGCCCACCCCAAGAAAGCCTTACGGCATCGTGGCGATATGCGCGGGCGAGGGCTTAAAGGGTATATTCGAGGATATGGGCGCAGATATAGTCGTAGACGGCGGACAGACGATGAACCCCTCGACAGACGACATTTTAAAAGCCGTGAACGATACGAACAGTGAAGTTGTGTTCATATTGCCGAACAACAAGAATATAATCATGTCGGCCAAGCAGACGGCGGAGTTTACAAAGGATAAAAGGATAGAAGTCATAGAGACGAAGACCGTGCCGCAGGGCATAGGCGCAATGCTCGGCTTCGATGCGGATCAAAGCGTGGAGAACAACGTCGCCGCCATGAACGAGTCGGTATCCATGGTATCAAGCGGATCCGTCACTTATGCCGACAGAGACAGCGTTTACTTTGAAAAAGAGATAAAGAAGGGCGAGTTTCTTGCCCTTTCGGAAGGCGAGCTTGTAGATGTGAGCGCCGACAGAGTGGAAACTACGGTAAAGCTCATAACGGACATGTGCCAAAGCGGCGCGGGCCTCGTTACGATTTATTACGGCAAGGACGCTCCTAAAGATGAGTCGGAGGCCCTGCTTGCAATTTGCCGTGAACGGTTGGGAGACGATATCGAGGTCAATTTGGTATACGGCGGACAGCCCGTTTATTACTACATAATTTCTGCCGAATAGGATAGAGCTTGTCCATGCGGCGCGGGCAATACCCGCGCCGCATTTTCTATATGCAAAAGAAGAAGAGGTGAAAAGCGCTTGTATACGCTTCGCGATATGTCGGGCGTGGGCCCGAAAAGAGAAAAGCTTTTGAATAAGCTGGGTATTTTTACTCCAAAGGACCTTATATATTACTATCCGCGGGCATATGAGGACAGAAGCGTGTTTGCGCGGGTGCGCGACGCCGAAACCGGTCAAAGCGTATCTATAAGCGCGACGCTTGCGCGCGACTTTACTCATGCGCGCCTGCCGGGGCGGCGTATAATGTCTCGCTCAGAGGCGTTTGACGATACGGGGCGCATAACCATTGTTTATTTCAATCAAAAATATGCGGCAGATAAATTAAAACAGGGAGAACAGTATATCTTTTACGGCAAAGTCACAGGCACGGAGTATAAAAAGGAACTTATAAATCCGACGGCGGAGCCTATGACGTCATACGATCCCGAAACGCGGATACTGCCGCTTTATCCGCTTTGCGAGGGCCTTACAGAGAATTATATGCGAAAGCTTATACGCGAAGCGCTTGAATTGTTTTCGGATACGATAGAGGACCCCCTTTTTTATATTGCCGAAAAAGAAGGCCTTATCCCGCTTTATGACGCGATCAATTCAATACATTTCCCAAAAAACGCCGACCTTCAAAGCGCGGCGCGAAAAAGGCTTATTTTTGACGAGCTGTTTTATCTTATGGTTGGTATGGCGCTTTTAAAGAACCGCCGGCGCGAGCATAATGCAATAAAGATGATGCCCGATATAGATATGAAACCATTTTACGACGTGCTCGCATTCGAGCCGACGAACGCCCAAAAGCGGGCGATAGCGGAGTGCGAGCACGACATGGCGCGCGGTGTGCCGATGAACCGCCTCGTGCAGGGAGACGTAGGATGCGGCAAAACTACCGTGGCGGAGGCTCTTATATACAGATGCGCGCGTTCGGGCGCGCAGTCGGCGTTCATGGCGCCGACGGAGGTGCTCGCTCGCCAGCACTATGAGAATATGAGCAGGCTCTTTGAAAAGCTTTCAATAAATACCGTGCTTCTGACCGGTTCGCTTACGGCGAAAGAACGGCGCGAGGCGTATGAAAAGATAGAGAGCGGCTATGCAGACCTTGTTGTGGGAACGCATGCGCTAATTACACAGGGCGTAAGGTTTTGCCGGTTGGGACTGACTATAACGGATGAACAGCACCGATTTGGAGTAAGACAGCGCGCAAGCCTTATCGGAAAGGGCGACGGAGTGCATACGCTTGTAATGTCGGCAACTCCGATACCGCGCACACTGGGCCTTATTATGTACGGCGATCTTGATATTTCCGTGATAGACGAGCTGCCGAAGGGACGTATCAAGATCGATACGTTTCTTGTGGACTACAGCTTTAAGGAGCGCATATATAATTTTATAAAAAAGCAAGCGGCTATGGGGCATTTGGTATACATAATATGCCCTGCCGTAGAATATGATGAAGAAAGCACGATGACGTCGGTAATGCGGCTTTATGAAGAACTTAAAGACGGAGCGCTTTCCGAGCTTAGGTTGGGCGTGCTTTACGGCAGAATGAGGCCTGATGAGAAGCGGGAGATAATGGAACGCTTTTCAAGGGGAGATGTGCAGGCTTTAATAGCTACGACCGTGGTAGAGGTGGGCGTAGACGTAAAAAACGCTTCGCTTATGGTTATAGAGGACGCCGACCGTTTCGGCCTTTCACAGCTTCATCAGTTAAGAGGCAGGGTGGGACGCTCAAATATAAAATCCTACTGCATACTTATAAGCGACTCGAAAAACGAGCAGACGCTCAAACGGTTAAAAACGCTTACCGAAACAAACGACGGTTTTAGAATAGCGGAAGCTGACCTAAAGCTGCGCGGTCCGGGCGACTTTTTGGGCAATCGCCAGCACGGCCTGCCGTATTTAAGACTTGCAGAGCTTACGGATATGGATATGATAGAGCTTTCAAAGAAAAGGGCTTACGCGCTTTTAAGAGAGGACCCTGCCCTCTCAAAAGAGGAAAACTTCTTGATATTCAAAAAAATAGAAAGCATGTTTTTTGACGACGAAAAGAAAAATACTTTTAACTGACGATAAATTAAGCCTCCGTGAGAGATAATACTCACGGAGGTGATCATTTATGAAAAGCAACAGAAGAAACGCGCAGGAATTAAGGGAAGCGTTTTACAGATACCGTCAAGAGCTTTCAGATGAGCTGGGAGTGTTTTATGAACCTAAGTCAAACGATATCGACGAACAAGGGATAAAGATATTGAATCGAATGATCAAAAGAGAGAAAAAACATAGGCAAAAAGGATAATAAATACTTGAAAAGCACGGGCTTTTGACATATTATATAGATTGATGCTATTTTTATGAAACGGAGATATGTTATGAGCCATAAGCTTACGATACCGAAAGAGTACAGATCTTTGCTTTCGGTAAGAGATACGCAAAGAGCCATAAAGATAATAAGAGACACATTTGAAGACGAAATTTCTTCCGCGCTCAATCTGGAGCGCATATCGGCGCCCTTGTTCGTGCGGTCCAATTCGGGATTGAACGACGACCTAAACGGCGTGGAACGCCCGATAAAATTTGATGTGAAGCATTTGGACGTCGACCTGGAGATAGTGCATTCGCTTGCAAAATGGAAAAGAAACGCGCTGAAGACTTACGGCTTTAATGTCGGAGAGGGACTTTATACAGATATGAACGCTATAAGGCGCGATGAAGATTTTGATAATCTCCATTCGATATATGTTGACCAGTGGGACTGGGAGCTGTGCATAAGCAGAGCCGACAGAACGGAGGATTTTTTAAAGCAGGTAGTATTAAAGCTGTTCTCGGCTATTAAGAACACTGAAAAGACGGTGTATGAGGCGTTCCCCGTGCTTAAGCCCACGCTTCCCGACGATGTTTTCTTTATCACATCTGAGGAGCTTTTAAAACGTTTTCCGTCTCTTTCTCCGAAAGAGCGCGAGACAGAGATCGCGCGTGAAAAGAAATGCGTTTTTATTATGGAGATCGGGGATAAGCTTTCCAACGGATTACCGCACGACGGACGCGCGCCCGATTACGACGATTGGCGCCTAAACGGCGATCTGATATTTTATTATGAGCCTCTTTCGGCAGCGCTTGAGATATCAAGTATGGGTATCCGTGTGGACGAGGAAAGCCTGCGCGTGCAGCTTAATAAGGCGGGCTGCCCCGAAAGAGAAAAGCTGCCGTTCCACAGAGCGCTTTTAAGCGGCGAGCTGCCTCTTACGATAGGCGGAGGCATCGGACAGTCGAGAATGTGCATGATGCTCCTTAAAAAGGCGCATATAGGCGAAGTGCAGACGAGCGAATGGCCGAGCGAGCTTAGAAACGAGGCAAAGAAGAACGGGATATTTTTGCTGTAATTCTTAAAAAGCCCGAGAGCCGGCGCGTGCGCGCAGATTTTTGTGGTTGAAATGAAAACGAAACAGTGATACAATAAAAAAACAGTTTTTTTAAAGTTTTAGTATTTGGGGTTATTTTATGGCGATAAAGCTGGTGCCCGATCTCATAGTTGCAGATATCCATGATATCACGCCTTCGCTGCTTATTGACAATAACATAAGAGGAGTTATGGTGGACCTTGACAATACTTTGGCCTGCTATGACGAGCGCGAACCCGGCGACGATACGATAGAGTGGGTAAAAAGCATATGCGACAGCGGCATAAAATTGGGAATAATATCTAACAACAAACAGGAGCGGGTAGAGCAGTTCAACGCGAAGCTCGGTCTCCAGTTTAATGCTGCGCGCGCAAATAAGCCTT
The window above is part of the Clostridia bacterium genome. Proteins encoded here:
- a CDS encoding DAK2 domain-containing protein; amino-acid sequence: MLSLDGNYFKNMFVCGANNLNINKTMINRLNVFPVPDGDTGSNMWLTMSVAVNAVKNSEEDNISSVSEKIAAALLRGARGNSGVILSLMFRGIAQGLKGAKNADTAMMASALGLGVEMAYKAVMKPTEGTMLTVARLSAEHMKKIAPECDGMETFFEQLAAKADEALKATPDMLPVLKQANVVDAGGMGLLVIYRGMLHYLMNGTMIEPAEISDSYEEMNEADFSFVDTEDIKFGYCTEFFINKDADKEERLPEFKTFLNDIGDSIVVVADDDIIKVHVHTNNPGRVIEEALTRGTLSKIKIENMREQHTQQLEISASENKLPTPRKPYGIVAICAGEGLKGIFEDMGADIVVDGGQTMNPSTDDILKAVNDTNSEVVFILPNNKNIIMSAKQTAEFTKDKRIEVIETKTVPQGIGAMLGFDADQSVENNVAAMNESVSMVSSGSVTYADRDSVYFEKEIKKGEFLALSEGELVDVSADRVETTVKLITDMCQSGAGLVTIYYGKDAPKDESEALLAICRERLGDDIEVNLVYGGQPVYYYIISAE
- the recG gene encoding ATP-dependent DNA helicase RecG encodes the protein MYTLRDMSGVGPKREKLLNKLGIFTPKDLIYYYPRAYEDRSVFARVRDAETGQSVSISATLARDFTHARLPGRRIMSRSEAFDDTGRITIVYFNQKYAADKLKQGEQYIFYGKVTGTEYKKELINPTAEPMTSYDPETRILPLYPLCEGLTENYMRKLIREALELFSDTIEDPLFYIAEKEGLIPLYDAINSIHFPKNADLQSAARKRLIFDELFYLMVGMALLKNRRREHNAIKMMPDIDMKPFYDVLAFEPTNAQKRAIAECEHDMARGVPMNRLVQGDVGCGKTTVAEALIYRCARSGAQSAFMAPTEVLARQHYENMSRLFEKLSINTVLLTGSLTAKERREAYEKIESGYADLVVGTHALITQGVRFCRLGLTITDEQHRFGVRQRASLIGKGDGVHTLVMSATPIPRTLGLIMYGDLDISVIDELPKGRIKIDTFLVDYSFKERIYNFIKKQAAMGHLVYIICPAVEYDEESTMTSVMRLYEELKDGALSELRLGVLYGRMRPDEKREIMERFSRGDVQALIATTVVEVGVDVKNASLMVIEDADRFGLSQLHQLRGRVGRSNIKSYCILISDSKNEQTLKRLKTLTETNDGFRIAEADLKLRGPGDFLGNRQHGLPYLRLAELTDMDMIELSKKRAYALLREDPALSKEENFLIFKKIESMFFDDEKKNTFN
- a CDS encoding aspartate--ammonia ligase, which encodes MSHKLTIPKEYRSLLSVRDTQRAIKIIRDTFEDEISSALNLERISAPLFVRSNSGLNDDLNGVERPIKFDVKHLDVDLEIVHSLAKWKRNALKTYGFNVGEGLYTDMNAIRRDEDFDNLHSIYVDQWDWELCISRADRTEDFLKQVVLKLFSAIKNTEKTVYEAFPVLKPTLPDDVFFITSEELLKRFPSLSPKERETEIAREKKCVFIMEIGDKLSNGLPHDGRAPDYDDWRLNGDLIFYYEPLSAALEISSMGIRVDEESLRVQLNKAGCPEREKLPFHRALLSGELPLTIGGGIGQSRMCMMLLKKAHIGEVQTSEWPSELRNEAKKNGIFLL
- a CDS encoding YqeG family HAD IIIA-type phosphatase, which translates into the protein MAIKLVPDLIVADIHDITPSLLIDNNIRGVMVDLDNTLACYDEREPGDDTIEWVKSICDSGIKLGIISNNKQERVEQFNAKLGLQFNAARANKPFKRGYIEVARKMGLNHNRIAVVGDQIFTDVLGGNNVGMYTIMITSKSRTWNKLLAMRRMLEMPFIKQYERKRNKMKRMKPKTGV